Part of the Carassius auratus strain Wakin linkage group LG28B, ASM336829v1, whole genome shotgun sequence genome, tattttaatacaattactcaaactttatatatatatatatatataattgaaattaaatttcaaataatggccaaagcaacatttctaatttcccaacataatgcactaaaataattagaactaaaacaaatgtaaaattaatataaatacatatttaaaaagttaaaattaataaaaatgtacaacaaattaatacaaattaataattattaataaaataatgaatacaatttagatgaaataaaataaaaaagacttaaacttatttcatttaGGCCTATttacaaggcaacatttctcattttcttttagtttaactTACTGTACTCAAACTACTACAActgattgaaaaaataaaattaattaaataatatcacattttatatatatatatatatatatatatatatatatatatatatatagagagagagagagagagagagagagaaagagagagagggggggggtcctatatattaaaaactgcacgtacatatttaacaaaaaggattaaatcaaaatgacaaaaaatgtaacaacacttaaaataaaaacagaaaacacattaaactttaactgaaagaaaataaaaaattaaaaaataaactttttattttagctagctgcgtagaaaacaatacaaattaaaaatgacaaaaacacaacaaaatgagtaacttaacttaaaataaaaacgaaaataaacttaatataaagtaatattaaaaaaaatgttttattttggccatttgataaatacacacacaaagactaaaaccaaaattaaaatgaaatatatataaatataatatatgtataaaaataaaacggaCTGCCAATAATGAGAAGCACTATAATAGTTTCTGGATAGGCTCACAGACGGTTTGTTTCAGGTCTGAACGGTTCACGGGTGTATCTAGTGTGAAAACCCTGATGTATTCAGCAAACAAGGGTGGAGGCCAAGGCGTTTACGTGTGATTATAATCACAAGCCATTCTTGACGGATTTAACACAAAGCACATTTCAGCGCTCTGGTGGTCCCACACAATACTCACACCAGCAATTCAAAGACAAAGCATGAGGAACACGACTGCtttcagtgaaatcaaatcacacATGAGCCACGCAAAACTACAGAGAAGAGAGACGGAACAAAAACTACTGcagtttatttgaagaaaaacCATAATGGAGTgcaaagtcataaaaataaaaaaaatacacgtAAGTGACTTATGCAATGGAGAGCTGgaggtgtatttgtgtgtataaaGCTGGGTTTGGGTGGGATTTCACAAACAAGCCCCCACAGGAAAAGAGCACCTCCATCAGGACCGCAGCACAGAAACATGAGGCTCTTCATGAGAGATCAGCTCAAACACATGCACGTCTGGAGCCACTCCACCCAACACACACACGTTCACGCTCCGCTTGTGTTTGAGGGAAATACACCACCCAACCCAGGAAAAACTACAGAGATGATAACATTACACATACAGTTTCTCAACAAACACACTCTCATGCAAACACAAGATAAGTCcaggatgaaaaaataaaaaaaagcttgttgAAATACACAATGCATTGTGGAGATTGAGATGATGTGACGGTGATGTGGAGCAGATCTTCAGGACCGCGAAAACTGATTTCACATCTCGAACCAGAGCACAAACATAAGTTTGTGAGGTGACGAAGAGGAATAGTTCCCAGATCGAGCTcctttttgatcattttaaacatGAACTTGCATTAAATGGACATCTCATGGAgtgatattgaaataaaatagaaattggttcttcaaaatattaataaaagtgtaTCTCAACGACACCAAAAAAGCTGACATgaatatgcacacacaaaaagacaaaaaaagaccactataatgaccaaaaaaaagcggggggaaggttttttttttttttttaaaggtccacACTGATTAACTATTGCAGCATGAACAATATTTCTATGTAAGCGAAGTACTGTAGCTTGCAGTTTTGTATGCACTGTAAGTGAAGGCACATACTAAAATGCTACACAAGGCATGAACTTGGTGCTCTGCTATTCGATTGTTACTTATTAACActtttgattaaacaataaaagCTGCCGAGCTTCTATGATGGCAAACAAAAAAGAATGGGTTTCAAAGTACAAACCTGTTCAGCGAACAAAAATCTGATCCTGGGTCAGTTTCTGGCTTTCACGTGATTACGACTGACCTTAAAcagatctgattctggatcagtcTACTGAGAAACTCCTGTGTGGCTACactgtatttataaagcacatcaCTATAGGACAATCTACACACATACAAACTACTGAATAAACACAGCACTGGATCAATCGAAACACTAAACTACGAGACCTATACGTGCATTTACCTGCAAATCTGACTCAATCTGACCACCAGCAACGGGAGCAACTTcaaaatatggaaaaaaacatTAGTAAGgtgcaatacaaataaaacacaagcCCTATGACACATTTCAAGTTTGTTTGAGCTCCGTGAAGCTAAATGTGGACATTTTGAACACCAGTACAAGCGCAAGTTAAcatatagttgttttttttaaccaaaacagAAGCTTGTTGAGCTGTTCAGCTTTAGAAATGGGTGTATCAACCGTAATCTCTTCAGAGATGATTCACAACTTCAGGAATCTGTCTAAACCTGCTTTACAAGTAGTTTAACACTGAAGTACAAACGAACGTAACTCTGAGACTGAAGGGTTTTTAGTTTTGATGTAATGAAGGCGATCcggattacatgtaatctagTTACAAGTATCAGAATAGTTACTTTTCGATTACACGATTACATTACAAACACGATAAAATGcacaattatttcttatttatatgtaaactcgctctctctctctctctctctttttaggtCAGCTGAACCTCTTTTAcctaatacatattttatatttatatatcaatatggcACAACACGATAAATAAGTTAGgtcaaatgtaatctaaaagtagtctgattatttTACCCAAAATGTGTAATGTGATGGATTAAGTCACTGACTACTGAACACTTTTTGTCATGTAATGGACTACAGTTCGTAAGTAATCTAGCCAGCTCTGAACGATGGTTTCATGAAGATGTTTGGCTGTGAAAGATCAACAAGTCCCACTCATAATTACCTTTGACATAGGAGTCCCACTGTTTCCTGTAGTTCAGATCCATGTAGACATCTGCGCAGAGATCTGGAGCGCAGCCGGTCAGAGAACCGAACACTTTGTACTCGTACAGACCCGTTTCCTGTCGAACACAAATGACGACCAGATGAGAGCCAGAGCCTGTAACACTGAACAAGCCCCATGGTATATAAGACTCATGTGTGTGATGTTATGGATGCACGAGAGGGGAAACTGATCCCCGTGCATGCGGACAGCATCTCTTGAATGCATCAGTCATGCTTGCTCTTGCTTGTGTGTTTTCACTTAAAAATCACTAAAACATGTGGATCTGAAGTCATTTCATCCGAAGTGAGGCGACTTTGAAATACTAGGTAGCCTatgcatttaataaaacacaatgaaatcAGACAATTTCTATAACACATATTGTCAtttcacacatatttatatatacacatacaaaatgtTAAACTAGAGTGAATATGCTagggcttatttatttttaaaagccatttttTCTAATATGGGGGAAAGTTGTAACAATAAAAACCTGCAATTAAACAGCATATAAatcaacaattaaataataataacaaagtatGAGGTAATACATGACAATGTGCAAGAATAAATGGGGTAAACTGAAAACCATTACTCATAATAATcaatataatatgattttaaaaataaataaataaataaatatgatgataCTGGAATTTTACGTTTAGAGGACAGAAAtgtcaaaaattattatatttcaactAGAACTAGAAGAGTGTGTTTATTTATAGAAAACAACGGTGTATTtggacattttataaaaaatatttatatttattaaaatacgtGGAGTATGAAAactattatgcattttattttctagaACACAAACGTGTTTAGCATCAttgaaataatagttttattactatattttattaagattttttttttattatttcagttttatttttcgtACATAaagttacacaaaataaaaactgagatatattcattcattcgttcaacGCTTAACATTATGTTTTTAGATTTAGTTGTAAAATAACCCTGGAACACAACAGAGATCTGTTGCTTTTAAAGTCAGTTTGAAGCTTACACATTCTACCATTATGTTATTACGCACAGTTCAATACTATACACAAGAATGTATGTTCTTTGTGGATTTGTACATATGTATAATCCAAAACAGCCACTGCAATATGTTAGACAGTATATACTTGgtttatgtttgtatgtgtgtaagGCTGTGATGCACAGTAACGCGGAAGACAGATCGCTTTGCTGGGTTGTTTTGATAGCGCGTGCGCGTCATGTCATTCGTCCTACATTCACCTTGCTGTAGAGTCGGTATATTTTGACGTTCATGGTCTCGGTGAAGAACTCCCATCCTCCGTCGAGCTGCGGCTCGTCCAGCTCGGTCCAGGCCTGCTGGACCTCCTCATCGCTGAAGAGCAGAgccatactgctgctgctgctgctgcgtcCACCAGAGTCATGTGACCACCGGCGCTGCTGACGTCAGAGCGCAGCTGACCGCGCGCCACGTGCTCGCACGCTCACGCATGAAGCCACACTAAATGAATTTTAGATATGTACCGTACATATATGAACATCCAGCTTTATTctatataaaataagtatatgAAAAGTATACagcatgttttgtattttatttagaattatattaatgtttaatttttaattttaatttaatatatttaatataatttattattaaatcatttatacaTTATATGACATTTCACTATATTTCATAATACgaaatgtaatgtattaatgCATCATTTTTTATGTTGAGATAATGTGCAGCCATCCATTTATaatcacacaaaataacactgacaGGGTCATCAAATGTATATTTGGTTATATGTTATTAACAagagaattactttttttcttttttggaatagTTTTTATGAATATCTTAATATAAttctttatgaataaattaattgtatattttatttagtaccaCAAAGCAGGTCATAATGTACAGTAAACTGGCCATAATCTCAAAATAAACACTgatatataaactataaacacACAATTAATCAAAGAgacaattcatttattttatatttttatctaacGTTTTATATTCGATTTCTTTTTATTctatttagtatttaatttactttgtatgtagcatttttgttttactttttgtattttattttccatttctatatcataattttttggtttgtttttatgttgtaagagataatgtacagtcaggcAGTCATGTATGAGCATCTGTTAGTACCCAATACTGTAGCGTTTGATGCCAGATGATACTCCATACCTGCAGACCAGCTCAAATATTTATACTTCACCAGATTCATAACAAAATGCTTCAACTGCATAACATAAGCTCAATCGATTGCTTTAATGCTGCAGAACTTGCAGTTAAATGACAAAACTCCCAGAGGCCTCTGCTGTCAGTCACAGAGATCAGACATGGTGCATTTGAGGAAAGATTTCCTCCGGGAAGGAAGACTGCAGACAACACCCTGAATCAAATTACaagacaaaaagaagaaaaatgcacTGATGCTTGAGTctcatgtgcatgtgtttgagaGCAGAAAGCAAATCCCAAACACATTCAAATGTACGTCATCCACAAACACTCAATCAGGcactcagtatatatatatatatatatatatatatatatatatatatatatatatatatatatatatatatatatatatatatatatatatatatatatgtatatgtaggtCATTAGGCTGCTTTTGTAAAAGtgtgaaatgcatttattgtaagatatatattttaatacactaAAACGCAAACTACATGGGAACacatttggctgagatacaactatttgaaaatctggaatctgaggatacaaaaaacaaaaacaacaacaacaacaacaacaaaatcgatatattgagaaaacggcctttaaagttgtccaaatgaagttcttagcaatgaatattactaataaaaaaattggttttggtatatttacagtaggaaatgtactaaatatattcaataacatgatctttatttaatatcctaatgatttttggcataaaagaaaaatcagtcaTTTTGACCTGTACAATTTTTTgttggcttttgctacaaattcaccccagtgacttcagactggttttgtgctccagggtcatatatCACAAAAGCAGATTTTACATTATACAAAAGACTCCATGAAATGGTCAAACCTGCCGCTTACGCTCCTCCCCCTGAGTTCAGACTGAAGCAGTGTTAGTTCACATGGAGGAGGAGAAACACAGACGCTCATCTAGTGAATGAGggccccacacacacagagagagagagtcagtctCTCACAGGAGATCTTCACCAGCACACTGTGTTTGGAGTATACCGGGACATTCACGTCTTTAGTTTGCTGAACAGGATCTTTGGAGTGCAGGATGGAAAACACGTGTGAGGTGAGTGACTTGACCCCACTCTCAGATTACCTTCATGCATGCACCAAACTCACCATGCAATATTATTTCACACTCACATGTAGGATTTACATGAGTAACAGTGAATTAGTATATTGGTAAAGTTGTTGCACGTTTCCTGCAGCCTTCGTGCATGCATTTTCTgacatacactgttaaaaaaaactattatagtattttcTTACAAGAAACCCAATTTCAGTCTAGAACAAGAGTGAGCTGAAAACTGTAAATGGAATGAAATTATAATGATAAGAACTGTTTTAAGTGACcaaaacatatgttttaacaTATACAGTCACTTCTGTACCATTACAAATATAAAGCAATAAATATAGGCTATAAGCATTCAATGCACAGATGCATTTAAACTAAAACTGACCTTCGTGATAAATCTGAAAGGCTCAAAAACATACTACTACAAGTGTCAGATTGATATTTTATGACTTTTATCTACTTTCATTAGAACTGATGAAttaaatttcaacaaaaaaaaaaaaaaagaaaactacttTGATTTTGTAAAAATTATAAGAAAATTTGTAAATTAGTCTGCCCATCTATTtggatttgttttattgtatgtttttgctTTAAAGAAACAACTTTTCTACTCTGGAAACAGTTTTCTGAATATTGCATGTTCAGTTAGGGGTAAAATCATCAGTTTCTAGATTGTAAAAGCTCACTTGcggctttattattttttttaagcataattaAACTGGGTGCACAAGTAATTTCAACTTAATTATACTAATCCTACTTAAAAATCGAGTTGAAtcttgtattaaattaaaaaatgaagttaAAATCAGTTAAATTGATTTAATGAGTTACCATGATTTTATCATACCATGTTCACAGTGCACTGGGTCACTGAAGAAGATCTAATGGAAAAGTGTTGAATTGGATCTAAACAGCGACTGAGGGTTGAAATCCAGGCCAAATGTTGCAGCTGTAATGTGTATCGTTCAGAGCGGAGAGAGTCGCGGGCGTTTGGCAGATCTGCTGACCCTCTTAAGAAAAAGCCCCTTGAGAGATGGCTGTTAATTTATCCGGCGCTCGTGTTTCACGGGCCGGTCTGTAATGTCACACGCCGAGCTCTCCAGGGAATGTGGCAGCTCTCTCTGCGTCATTCAGACGCCGCTCCAAAAGCAGATCCGGGGGGCTCTTCCCGTCTGAAAACCAAAACAACTCTAAAGTTCTAGCGTTTACTCACTATACTTCTCAAACATCGGGATAAGGGTTTGTTTAGATTGCTAGCACTTACACTTAGTATTAAACCAGCTTGTGTGCTCCaggtatataatatatatatatcatttaatatatattatataacttaaTCAACAATTCTTGTCATtaccatttattattttgttttttattaattaaaaaaaaatagttttagttttagttaacaacaatgcaccagaacaacagatttttttttctctctttttctctttatcATGAATTTGTAAAGCATTACGAACAAACTTAGCTTTTTTGCTTTTCTCCTAGGTGTGGAAACCGGCACAGTAGAGCATAGTGACGGCTCAGACGGCGGCCGATGCCCCGAAACACGCTGACCCTTGACCCTGCGATGCCCACCGAGCTGCTGAAAGACACCATGACGATCCCCGGAGCTCCTGAGCGAATCCTGCAAGAGAAAACCAACAACAACGAGCCTCCTCAGCTGCAGCCGCTGGCCATCACCATCGCCCTGGTCAACGAGGGGCAGCTGACGGCAGCCACCGGCGGAGCAGAGCTGTCCTGCTACCGCTGCACCGTGCCCTTCGGCGTGGTGGTCCTGATCGCAGGCATCGTGGTGACAGCTGTCGCGTACAGCTTCAACTCGCACGGCTCCACCATATCTTACTTCGGACTGGTGCTGCTCTCGGCCGGCCTGGTGCTGCTCGCCCTGAGCGCCGTTTGCTGGAAGGTGCggatggagagaaagaaagagaggagacGAGAGAGTCAGACGGCACTGGTGGCCCACCAGAGGAGCATCTTACCCTGATTCCACACAAGCATGAACTCAGAAACCTTCACGATGAACGAGTCGATGCGTCATCCAGATGTTTTGCCTCAGGTCGGaccataaactgtaaaaaaagatGGACGACTCATGTCTGCTTCCTTCCACTAGAAGCCAAACAGAGATTGTCTTACTAGAGAGACGAGAGGGTCTGTATTACTTACTATTGGGGAAAGCGTATTGGCATTTACCAGAAGCATTAGCATTAGCTGTTACACTTTTTAGCTTTTTCATGCTTGCCTTCTAGTGACTTTCCCGTGCAGATGACATCATTGACGCCACATCCCGTTTGTAAAGCGTcaaataacttttcagaaaaacgAACACTTGAACATATATCTGAGTGATAAGAACTACCGGAAGAGATGGAAGCTGTCTTTTCTGAAGTGCAATtcgtttttttttagttcagctcATGTCCCATTGGTTAACATGGAAGGGGGCGGGGTTTATTAGTTATACTGTAGCCGGCCACCAGAGGGCGATTGAGAAAATTATGATTCGAAGCATCATGTTTGGGACAGTTTACGGAAAATTGGCCTCAGGGAGTGACGAGACTCCATTTTTAATAGAATCAAATAACTAACTAAAAACGAACTTGTGTAGAAAAACGAATACTTAAACATGCATCAGAGTGAAAAGACGGAAACCATCTTCGATTGGCCTGGTTTTGCTCGAGTTCCATTGGTTTACATGGAAAGGGTCTATCCGGCATCTAAAAGATCTATATATAAAGATCTATACTGCAGCAAGCCACCAGGTCAAAAAACATTGATGGCCCATCGGAGGAGCAGCTTCTCCTGATCTGACACAAGCACGAACTCCGAAACCTTCATGATGAACAAATCAAAGCATCATGTTTTAGCTTCACTTTTAAAGATGTGTGTGGCACACTTGGGTGAGACAAAATGAACGCTTTCAGAGAAAACGGAATCAAAGTATTCCACAAATGGCTCTTAGATTGAGAATTCCGGACAGTTAATGGAGAGAAGACGCATGTGAGCTGCATGTGTCCAGATGTCGAGATACAGCTGCActgcaaaacaattatttttctaatatttactTTCTCAAGTATCCCTTTTGCTACTTCTCAAACATCGGGTTGGATGCTTGTTTAGATCGCTGACCGCAGTTTGTCACTCGCCATGCATCCCATAAACCGACAAATTCCCAGTACACCTTAGCCACCAACCtaacaacacacaaaaacactcgaAACACCCAGAATGCACTTAGAACCACTTCACAACAAATCACTAGCAACTACATAGAAACTCACTACTGGAAAATCaacgctgcaaaaaaaaaaaaaaaaaaaaaaaaacattttgatttcgTCACAAATGGCCAAAAATTCCTAAATCAGGATACATTTACTTAAGAACAATGAATATTAAGGTATTAAATGATCAAAATTAAGTgaatttatgattaaaacaagaaaagcGTTCTATCAATGGGTTaagaaaaatagttttctttttgaattattattttttttttttaccctatacAGGTGtatatttgtttcttgttttaagcataaactaactttattttgaaaattttttcagaaaacaagatgaaaattctatcattatttactgttttaccaaacctttatgtatttctttttttttaagataagtggaagtcaatgggaactgaaactatttggaaaaaaaaaaaaaaaaaaaaaaacttttttttttctgaattagaATTTTCAGTTTCCAGAATGTTCAGTTTCAGTTTCcattatctttgttttttttttttgtttttttttttgtctatataatggaagtcaatgggaatggAAACGGTTTGGCTATGAACATTCTTCAACGgtcttcttttatgttctgcaGCATAAAGAAAGTTTGCGATgacatgaattttcatttttgggtgaactatcccattaatatCTTCAGTTcttttgatttaagaatgtttagatattgtaTAATTTTAGCGTCCTCAAATACAAACTCAAGTAGTTTCTGACGCAGTGCTAGCTGACCTTTAATGTGGTTCATAAGcgcattctttctttctttctctgttttctttctctccatctcttttgCCTGTCAAGCAGGGCCATTTGGTTAGCTGAGACGTGAGCCAATACAAAGCATCAAAATTAAGACAAGTAACCGCTGTGCAAACCCAGGGATGGGAAGTGGCATATTAATCCACGGCTGCTTCCTGTCCGGGTGGATTAATGGAAAGAGACTCTTTGAGACATAAAGGAAAGGGAGgaaaatgaggaaatgaagaacAATGATTTCTGACACCCAGATACTTTATATGTCACTATTGTGGACGCATGGTACTTATATCACtagtattatgaaatataaacagcAATGGGCTGGAAAACCAGAcgttattttcttttattgaatttattttgtatttcagacTATGAGGACAGACCAACATGCTCTTACTCGAGCAGTGATTTATGACTTTCTGTGAAGTAACTTAAAAACACCGATAATCACATTTAAGATTGTATGtgatttttgtgtatttgatcaTGCAAATTGTGAATTGTTGTTTTCAGGTGCTTATTAATGTTTCCCAATTCAGTTTCTGATTTTAATAGTAATTTCTTCAATTATGTCtgtgaaaatgttatatttgataGATGCTGACAGAACTATTTTTAATAAACCTCtgtgaaactaaaaaaaattatctcaatgattttaaaaatcattttaatcatttcacCAACTAATTTATATgtaaacgctaaaactaaaagcaaCTGTTACATTAAAGTTGAATATGTAGTTACTGTTCAATTTgattaaatgctgaactgaagtttaAGTTGAGACTGAATCATTATATCTGCAGTTGATTTAGAGCAGACTGGCTTTAATTATTTCTCCATTCACTCGTGCTGTTTGTTTGAAGTGGTTTGGGTTTGGTTGAAAGACGCCAGCCTAACGTAAAAAGCTTTCTCGTGTGAGATGCTGCGATTAAAACTTTCAATAATGAATGGAaggaaatgtttctttctttcttttacaatgAGCTCAGCTGCGCTCCACATCTGCACTGTGTATTGTGTGCACATGTATGCGATCGGCTGTGTCCAAACTTCACTGCTTATGTGGTTGAGAATTTGAaaggcagattttttttaaaagcacctattatgcaaaattcacttttgcatgttgttttgtacataaatgtgtgttggcagcatgtgtacacaaccaccctataatgataaaaatccacatttTCTTTTAATCCCCATAAATCATAAGCAGTTTCTCAGAACAACCCGTTCGCAGAATCTGTACAAAGTGACATCACATTTTATAAGCCCCGCCCACGACTGCTGTATTAGCAGAGACCCTGCTTTGAGTGAGCTGCACACAATCTGCCATGTTCATCT contains:
- the LOC113067832 gene encoding transmembrane protein 100: MPRNTLTLDPAMPTELLKDTMTIPGAPERILQEKTNNNEPPQLQPLAITIALVNEGQLTAATGGAELSCYRCTVPFGVVVLIAGIVVTAVAYSFNSHGSTISYFGLVLLSAGLVLLALSAVCWKVRMERKKERRRESQTALVAHQRSILP